CGTGTGGCATATCTCAGTACTGGGCTCCGGATAAGTGACTCCTTTGCTTGAGAACATCTATAAACCCCTGTGCCAATCGTTTCCCAGAAGTTCAACAGCTCTGAAGTCCAATAAAGACCAGATGTCCTCTCCCCTGCACTCAATCCAAATAGTCCACATAGGTCTGTGAAAGATACCTCATAGTATACTTTCTGTACTACGAATGCCAGAAAACCTTCCTGATGGCTATCATCGGGACGGGTGACGTATGCGGATGCTATGAACTGGCGTACCAACTCCGGATAAGTGGGTTCGTTGAGGTTGCATAGTTGGCCTAgacccatgttctggaa
This DNA window, taken from Brassica oleracea var. oleracea cultivar TO1000 unplaced genomic scaffold, BOL UnpScaffold01587, whole genome shotgun sequence, encodes the following:
- the LOC106321413 gene encoding uncharacterized protein LOC106321413, with product MKRTKMSAKKNTQEEGSSQLEKQRPKKWDKSDTTHYNNMKKVAVPATQLACPETMTILGIQADIEGLFQNMGLGQLCNLNEPTYPELVRQFIASAYVTRPDDSHQEGFLAFVVQKVYYEVSFTDLCGLFGLSAGERTSGLYWTSELLNFWETIGTGVYRCSQAKESLIRSP